A genomic stretch from Buchnera aphidicola (Ceratovacuna japonica) includes:
- the trpG gene encoding anthranilate synthase component II, translating into MPNIFILDNIDSFTNNISEQLKVLGNKVCIYRNDETEENICNAIKKLKINIILLSPGPGVPRKSGCMMNIIKKFKNTYPILGICLGHQAIIESFGGKIKLLKNVVHGKHSYIVHDNKYMFNSMPNPLKVSRYHSWACYNAPKNFVVSSYYKKVIMSLRSKKYKICSFQFHPESILTPLGNELMKNTIKWLSK; encoded by the coding sequence ATGCCAAATATTTTTATATTAGATAACATAGATTCTTTTACAAATAATATATCAGAGCAATTAAAAGTTTTAGGAAATAAAGTATGCATCTATAGAAATGATGAAACAGAAGAAAATATATGCAATGCAATAAAAAAACTTAAAATCAATATAATTTTACTTTCTCCTGGACCTGGAGTTCCACGAAAGTCTGGTTGTATGATGAACATAATAAAAAAGTTTAAGAATACTTATCCTATATTAGGAATATGCTTAGGGCATCAAGCAATAATAGAATCTTTTGGAGGAAAAATAAAACTTCTGAAAAATGTTGTTCATGGAAAACATTCTTATATAGTTCATGATAACAAATATATGTTTAATTCTATGCCTAATCCTTTAAAAGTCTCTAGATATCATTCATGGGCTTGTTACAATGCTCCTAAGAATTTTGTGGTAAGTTCATATTATAAAAAAGTAATAATGTCTCTAAGAAGTAAAAAATATAAAATATGTAGCTTTCAGTTTCATCCAGAATCTATTCTTACTCCTTTGGGAAATGAATTAATGAAAAATACCATAAAATGGCTTTCTAAATAG